A segment of the Ipomoea triloba cultivar NCNSP0323 chromosome 1, ASM357664v1 genome:
TTGCAATTTTTCTCTGTAGACAATTGCACTCAAATGCTAATTTCCATTGCCTTCAGAGTTGTTACCTCTTGTCATTATCATGTGTACTTTGGGTATATCATATTCTGGAAATTGGCAACTCTCCACTGGTGGTTACTACATATATTAGTGAATTATACAATACAACTATAATAGATCGTGTCTAGAGTACCCTTCTTGCAGATATTTGGATGCTCACTCTTATTCTCATAACTATTGGTTGCAAGTTGTTTTAGCATAATACTAATTAGTCTAATTTCATAATTGTAGGCAGGAAATTCGGTCAGCAACAAGCTCTATGACATCAGTTCCTAAGCCATTAAAGTTCTTGCGTCCTCATTATGGAACACTAAAGTTACATTATGAGAAAATGCCAGATTCAGATACCAAGGTATGTAGTCGTTTGCAAGTTTCAAATTTGCACCTTTATGCTTTCACACTCAAATACATtgtagtttgaatttttcttttattctgtGTGCAGAAACTACTAGCAGATATACTTTCTGTTTTGGCATTGACAATGTCTGTTGAAGGAGAAAGGGTATGTTATTGTCATTTGAGGTTTCATCTTCCATTGCTATTGCTCATATAAAATTGTTGCTTCGTAATGTATACTCtattcataaattttttaagctattatttggttggttgtttttgaatattattcttGTGAAAATCTCTTGCTGCATGTATggtgttattaatttttatgtatttttcttATAGGAGAGCTTGAAGTACAGACTACTTGGATCTGATGATGATATTGGTTCTTGGGGCCATGAATATGTAAGGTGAGCATTTTTATCTACTCAGCTGTCACATTCATTATTGTTTATTAAATGAGTTGGACCTAGATTTCTAATACCTGGTGCTCCCTATAGCCGCTTACAAGAAGATATAAAATCAGTTTTCCAAAAGGAAATTGTGATATAGTGAGATTAGTTAACTActataactattttaaaaaaaattctggtTTCTTTTGGCAGGAACTTGGCAGGAGAAATTGCTCAGGAGTATGTAAAACGACAGGTTGTTTTCCATTTACTTTAGAGTTTGACTATTTCTAGTTTTATAGGAATAAACTGTAAGATATTTTATAGAAGCATGTTTGTTTCTGGAGACAGACTGCAAAGCTTCTCTCTGTTGTTCATAGAAATCCCTTTTGTTGTTAGAAGTCTTCATTAACCTGTGTGTTATTAGTTCTTACATTGTATGAAACTGCTTCAGGGTGAAGAGGCCCCAATCGATGATTTGATGGAGCTTGTGCAACAAATTGTTCATTTCCACATGAAGGTATGACTTGCTTACAAATTACCTCTACTAGATAATTTATTTGTGTTCTTGTGCTTGCAAGTTGTGTTGTGTGTGGTTGCTAGTTACCCTGTCCTTTTTATCTGGGGAGTATATTTAGAATGAAATGACAGAATAATATGCTTTGTATTGCAGCATAATGCAGAACCTGAGGCAGTTGACCTTTTAATGGAGGTACttataatttgttttcattGTCTTATCATGGTTATATAGCTCAGTTCTAATTCGTTAATACATATATGCTATACCATTCTAAATTCTTTCAGGTTGAAGATCTTGATCTTCTTCTTGAGTATGTAGAGCATGCAAATTATAAAAGGACATGCTCATACCTTCAGAGTGCAGCTAAGTAAGTTTGGTAGCTAAAACATTTATGGATGCAGCAGCCAGCTAGTGGCACCATTCTCTATCTTTTGACTGTATCATTATACACATagagtaataaacattttaatcttttgcaATGTGCCAATGTATAATGGTCCTGTCATCTTTATTGTATCACTATATCAAGGACTCTGGATGGTACTCATGCTCACATCTGTTGTTTACAGTTATCTTCCAGGTCCAGATGACACCTTGGTACTAGACATTGCCTACAATATTTATACGAAATTTGGAGAATATGCAAGTGCTCTTTTCATCGCACTACGCCTTGATAACACACAGGTACTCTATTACAACAGTTCAAATTATACTTCTGCATGGACTATGGAGTAAATGGCTCAAATCACTgcatattttgaattaataacAATCTACTTGTCTCATCCCATTGATCCTAGTTTATACTTTGCAGTATGTGAAGCATGTTTTTAAAACTTGTGACAACCTTTTGCTGAAAAAGCAGTTCTGCTACATCCTTGCTCTCCATGTAAGTCCTCAACTTTCCTACTTCTATGTGAATGAAATCCCTTCATGGACGACATTATAGTTCTGTCTTGGtcattgtaatttatttatcttGAGTGCTTCTTAGATACTATTTCATTTTAACCTTTTTCTAATATTACCCATATTCTTATGCTTATATTTAAAACTGTTACAATTCCAGTTTACCCCTATTTTTCTGCTCATTTTTTTGGTCTTTGTGACCTCATAGTTGGGATTGAATATTCTATTAGGATTACTTTATGGATTAGGGAGAGACTGAACCCATTTTAGGCTGTCCGAGTGTAATGGTAatccatttttctttaatgaAGAATCATACTTGCTATATTTACTGAACCTATGTTGTTTTGGGTGCAGCGTGTGACATTTGAGCTTGATGAAGAGATGTGTTCAGGGGAAGAGAGAGAAGTATTGCAGGAAATTATTAACAATACTAAATTAAGTGAAGGCTATCTCGCTCTTGGTCGTGACATTGAGGTGATGGAGCCCAAATCCCCCGAGGATATCTACAAGGTTTGATTTACATTGAAATAACACCTCTCCTTTGTATTATGCTTGATTTAACATCTAGTATGCAATAATTATCGTTGTAAATATTGGATAAATGGTTCTATGGGAACTGATGCACTCTTATGTTCCATCTTCCTTGATGTcctgtttaaatttttgtattgttttaatccTCTTTTTAGCTCAATCCAATTTTCTTAATTCTGCTATCTTCtactcctattttttttttttttttttttgttcaattcttTAAATGCATCCTAGTTGTTGTCAAgatctaatatttttttattcttctctGGATTCATCAGGCCCATTTGATTGAGGGCCGTGGCAGTTCAGGGACAAGTGTTGACTCAGCAAGACAAAACTTGGCTGCTACATTTGTTAATGCATTTGTCAATGCTGGATTTGGTCAGGTAATATGAGTTAAGCTGTATATGCTCACCTTTATTTGCATATATGGATACGATGGTTACCATTTTTAGGCTTGCAGGATAAGCTGATGACAGTTCCATCAGAGGCCTCGAGTGGTGGCTCCTCAACAAGTtggctttttaaaaataaagaacatgGCAAAGCCAGTGCTGCAGCAAGTCTGGTGAGtacttttgtcattttatttccATACGAGTGGTGTAGTACTAATGCCTTGTCCCTGCATTTTAGGGTATGATCCTGCAATGGGATGTCGATAATGGACTTGCACAAATTGACAAGTACTTCCACAGTACTGACAATCATGTAATTGCGGGTGCTCTATTGGCAGTTGGGGTAGTAAACTGTTCTGTCAAGAATGAGTGTGATCCTGTAAGTCCTTTATGAATTTGCCTATTACTGGACTTATTTTGTTCTCATAAATATATACTGTGATCTCATATTGTTTTGCATTGCAGGCATTAGCTCTCCTTGCGGAGTATATAGACAGAGAAGATGCTTCGATTAGAATTGGTGCTATAATGGGGCTTGGACTTGCATATGCAGGTTCCCAGAATGAGGAGGTGTGATTCTGTGCATGTATTGTTGTTGTTCATCTATAGCACCATGGCTACGTTATGACTTTATGAttctaaattcaatttttcagtGTGTCCTACAGGTTATCTACCTGGATAGTATATGAGAATATTTCTTTTCTATATGCTTTTAGTTCTTTTCCTCTCCATATAACGtgctatcttttttttttttttttttttttcgatcaGTCAGAAACTCATCCCCATTTTTGAAGCAAAGCCTTCCCTTGATGTGATTGCATTTACTGCAATCTCATTAGGATTGGTGTTTGTGGGTTCATGCAATGAAGATATTGCCCAGGCAATTATTTTTGCATTGATGGATCGAAGTGAGTCAGAGCTGGGAGAACCTCTTGCCCGTTTCTTGGCTCTTGGTCTTGGCCTTCTTTTCCTTGGGAAGCAGGTAACTACAATTAGTGATGTCCTTCAAGAATAACTGAAATAttatctctttatttatttatttatttatttgttttttgtctGCATGCGTCTCCACTCTGCATTGGTGTTAATTACTGTATTTGTTGTCTTGTACACTTGATGCTTttggtattttattttctaactGTTACTTTGTTCTCTTGTAATGTGTAATAGGATCGTGTTGAGGCCACACTTGAGGTTTCAAAGACTTTCAATGAAAAGATTAGTAAATATTGCGACATGACTCTACTTTCTTGTGCCTTTGCCGGAACTGGGAATGTTCTCAAGGTTGCCTTAATCTTAAAACCTACTAGTTGAGCGTAAAAGTGTTCAGTATAAACTTGCTAACAGTTCTTTGTCACAGGTCCAACACTTCATTGGTCAATGTGCTCAACATCACGAGAAGGGTGAAACCTACCAGGGACCTGCTGTTCTTGGAATTGCAATGGTAGCTATGGCTGAGGAATTGGGACTTGACATGGCCATAAGATCACTAGAACATCTTTTGCAGTATGGTGAGCAGAATATCAGAAGGGCTGTTCCTTTGGCTTTAGGTCTCCTGTGCATATCAAATCCAAAGGTATATACTATATAACAACCCAGTTTGATTGAAACTTCTTGCACACTCTCTCCTCCCCTCCCCTCTACTTGTGTTAATAAAACACAAATTGTTTGTGTATCCCTTGATAACAAATGCTCCATATTTTTCATACTTGGTGTCTCAAACAGGTCAACGTTATGGACACATTAAGCAGGCTCAGCCATGATTCTGATGCAGAAGTAGCAATGGTATTTATGATACGAAAGAACTCTTAATCATAGTTTTGCAGTAGGTTTCTCTTCAACTTTAACAACCTGTCTAAACTTTGAGTCGTTTTCTCAATTCTACAGGCTGCAATTATTTCAATGGGGTTGATAGGTGCTGGAACTAACAATGCTAGAATAGCTGGGATGCTTCGTAATTTGTCCAGTTACTATTACAAGGAAGCCAACCTTCTTTTCTGTGTAAGGACAATATGCTCCTGTAGAAAAAGTTCTTGTGTTTTTTTAGTGTCCTTTTCACTTTAGCTATTTGCTGTGTTACTTGTGCAGGTCCGAATCGCTCAAGGTCTTGTCCATCTAGGGAAAGGGTTGTTAACCCTCTCACCTTACCATTCTGAACGGTTCTTATTATCTCCGTAAGAGTTCTATTCTCTCTAAAAAGTCATCTAATTCAAATGTTACCTTTGCTTGTGCAAATCAGTTTCCTTAGCTAGCAAAAGTATTATACCCCGCAAGCAATTTCACTTTATTTATCTCAAtctaaatttttgttaatatatctTGCATCCTTTTCAGGACTGCTTTGGCTGGGCTTATAACTATGCTGCATGCTTGTCTTGATATGAAAGCTATCATTTTGGGAAAATTCCATTATGTGCTTTATTTCCTTACATTGGCAATGCAGGTGAGCTTTCTTGAGAACTAGATATGccaacttgtttttttttgggattaatTTTGTGGTTGATTCGTCAACTCCTTATGTGTACTTTTGGATCACAGCCGAGGATGCTAATGACAGTAGACGAAAACTTGAAACCGTTGTCTGTGCCTGTTCGTGTTGGCCAAGCTGTTGACGTTGTTGGTCAAGCAGGTCGACCCAAGACAATCACTGGATTCCAGACCCATTCAACCCCCGTTCTCCTCTCTGCCGGTGATAGAGCAGAACTTGCCACTGAAAAGTAAGCTCGCTTCTTTAAACTCATATTTGACGGTTTGATATTACATTACACCTACCCGCTGTATCTCAAAAGGGGTATTTTATGTAAGCTGATACAATATCCATTATTCATACAGATATATCCCACTGTCACCCGTCCTTGAAGGATTTGTCATCTTAAAGGAGAACCCTGAGTACAGAGAAGACCATTAATGTCCATTGAACGCCTGCTTATAAACTCCGAGACCTCCAAAAATGCTGGCCATGGCTGTCTTCTTCTCCGAGATCAATCCACTGTCCAACGAGGTTGCATGGCAATTTCAGATTTAAATGAACTTCTGAGAAGTTGGCATTCTAGACTGTCTGTTTTAATGCCTAATTACGTGTATACGAAGCAATGCAACAAAGCTATTAGAGAAGGCAGAGACGTACTTTTGTATGCACTTTCTGACGATTGTTTTTTGCACATTGAACGTTCTTTAATGTTTACCCTTCATTCGTTGACTAATTTACATATACTCGTGTTAAGGAGTGGTTTATTGAGCTGGTCAAGTATGAACACTTTAGATTGATTTATCTTATTGTGATTTTTTACTGGTACATCTTTGAGTAATGATTGCAAAGATTGCGAGATTCCTTGGTCACTAAAAAAATTGGATAATAATTGTGAGATTCCTTGGTCAATAAAAAAATTGGATGTACTTACTAGGTTTGAGTTTAATCACATCTAGTGGTAAGTGTGACTCTTGTGGGAGTAATTTATTAATCTTATATTGGCTCTACTTATGGAAGTGGTATGTGTccatcattattgcatggaccatggtccacacagctgtgtggaccataaataaaagatacattatttttgtactgaaggtgcattatttttgtactgaaggtacattattttagggtacattatttttgtactgaaggtacattatttgatatatactatcaaatatactatcaaataatgtatcttcagtacaaaaataatgtaccttaagtacaaaaataatgtaccttttatttttggtccacacagctgtgtggaccatggtccatgcaataatttgccggtaCGTGTTTGAATCGATTAATTATGACAACTTAAGTGGGCTTTACTTGAGCTTATGCTATTGGTATGATTCatgaacacaaaaaaaattatttctttaatcattaaaaaaaatatgagtcAAATAGGACATTTGTAATTAAGTTATTGAATAACGTAAATTCatgcaattgaacttaaaatgACCTATTTAC
Coding sequences within it:
- the LOC116032619 gene encoding 26S proteasome non-ATPase regulatory subunit 2 homolog A-like yields the protein MTPDPNNAGPAGGEKPAREEASVKVPAKDPKKKDDKKDEDLSEEDLALKQQLELYVERVQDPDTGLQMAALESMRQEIRSATSSMTSVPKPLKFLRPHYGTLKLHYEKMPDSDTKKLLADILSVLALTMSVEGERESLKYRLLGSDDDIGSWGHEYVRNLAGEIAQEYVKRQGEEAPIDDLMELVQQIVHFHMKHNAEPEAVDLLMEVEDLDLLLEYVEHANYKRTCSYLQSAANYLPGPDDTLVLDIAYNIYTKFGEYASALFIALRLDNTQYVKHVFKTCDNLLLKKQFCYILALHRVTFELDEEMCSGEEREVLQEIINNTKLSEGYLALGRDIEVMEPKSPEDIYKAHLIEGRGSSGTSVDSARQNLAATFVNAFVNAGFGQDKLMTVPSEASSGGSSTSWLFKNKEHGKASAAASLGMILQWDVDNGLAQIDKYFHSTDNHVIAGALLAVGVVNCSVKNECDPALALLAEYIDREDASIRIGAIMGLGLAYAGSQNEEISQKLIPIFEAKPSLDVIAFTAISLGLVFVGSCNEDIAQAIIFALMDRSESELGEPLARFLALGLGLLFLGKQDRVEATLEVSKTFNEKISKYCDMTLLSCAFAGTGNVLKVQHFIGQCAQHHEKGETYQGPAVLGIAMVAMAEELGLDMAIRSLEHLLQYGEQNIRRAVPLALGLLCISNPKVNVMDTLSRLSHDSDAEVAMAAIISMGLIGAGTNNARIAGMLRNLSSYYYKEANLLFCVRIAQGLVHLGKGLLTLSPYHSERFLLSPTALAGLITMLHACLDMKAIILGKFHYVLYFLTLAMQPRMLMTVDENLKPLSVPVRVGQAVDVVGQAGRPKTITGFQTHSTPVLLSAGDRAELATEKYIPLSPVLEGFVILKENPEYREDH